The window TCGGAGACGAGCGAAGGGATGATCTACGGCTGCTTAATGCATTTGATGGTGAAACGATTAGCGGGGATGGCTGATTAATATTGTCTTTATAAATCAGCTCTGAGGAACGATCGGAGGGCAAACGGCAACAGGGGCGATCAGGCAAAGGGGGGGCAGACAAGGGCGATCGCCCGTCTAGCCCCCATGGGTTATGGGTTACGAATCCCAGGACGAATCTCAGGCTGTGGAGAATGGGGCCAACAGCTACATTCCACAGCTACATCCCAACGATGTTGTAGCCCGCGTCCACGTAAATCACCTGGCCCGTAATCCCGCTAGACAAATCGCTGCACAAAAAGGCCGCCGTATTGCCCACTTCCACTTGGGTGACCGTGCGGCGCAGGGGGGCCGTTTCTTCCACGTGGTGAATCATGTCCAAAATGCCGCCCACCGCCGAAGAAGCCAGCGTCCGAATGGGGCCCGCCGAAATGGCGTTCACCCGAATTCCCTTTTCACCCAATTCCGTGGACAAGTAGCGCACGCTGGCTTCCAAGGCCGCCTTGGCCACGCCCATCACGTTGTAGTTCGGCACAGCCCGCACGCTGCCCAGGTAGCTGAGGGTGATGATGCTGCCGTTGTCGTTCAGCAGGGGCTTGGCTGCTGCTGCCAACTTGGTCAGGGAATAGGCGCTGATGTCTAAAGCGCGGGCAAAGCCTTCGCGGGACGTGTTGCTGAAATCTCCGGTCAGTTCTTCCTTGCCAGCAAAGGCCAGGCAGTGGATCAAGATGTCAAAGTTGCTCCACTTGCTCTGGATGGTGGTGAAGGTTTCGGCCACCTGGGCATCGTCCTGCACATTGCAGGGCACCAGAAAGGTGGGGTTGAGGGGTTCAATCAACTCGGCCACTTTCTTTTCGGCCTTGCCCTTGTCATCGGGGAGATAGGTGGCGGCAATTTCGGCCCCGGCCGCGTGGAGCTGTTGGGCAATGCCCCAGGCGATCGAGCGGTTGTTGGCAATCCCCGTAACGAGGGCTTTTTTTCCAGAGAGGTTGAGCAGCATAGGTGTTCTAAATTTCAGCAACAGAATCTCAAATCACAAAATCCCAACACCAACTCAAGATCCCAACACCAACTCAAAATCCCAATCACCGAGTCCCGAGGGCGTTTCCCTTGGCGATCGGGTCAGCGATCGGGCGCGAGGGGCTTGATGGGGCAGTGGTGGGTTGCAAAGTTGCCATTCAATGGGGATTGGCAGCCCGTTGTTGACTCAAACCGTATCAGAGGCTACAACGAGCGAATTACAATGTTCGAGATTGTAGTGCTGCGAAGGTGACCTGAATCAGTTTAGACCGGTCAGGGGCTTCTGAAAGACCTTCGCGGGTTTTGAGTTTTGGGCTTGGCGATCGCGAACCTAATCGATTGAGATCGGGTCTTGTATCCACCTCTCAAAAAATCAAATCCGAAAAAAATGCGCGAATCGATCGCGCTTGGTATAACGTTTCTCAGTAGTTCGGCAGTTCGGCGCAGCGAGATGCCCTTATCAGTAGACAAGCCTTTAGCCGTTGTTTTCCGCCAACTGAGCGGAGATTCTTTCTCACCGCCCACTGAGCGGTTTGATCGGGGCAAAACGATTTTTTTCCCGGGTGATCCGGCTGAACGGGTTTACTTTTTGGTGAAAGGGGCCGTGAAACTCTCCCGTGTCTATGAGGCCGGCGAGGAAATTACTGTGGCCCTGCTGCGCGAAAACACGGTTTTTGGGGTGTTGTCGCTCCTGACGGGCAATCGATCAGATCGCTTCTATCACGCCGTGGCCTTCACGCCCGTGGAGTTGCTGTCGGTGCCGATCGATCGGGTGGAAAAGGCCCTCAAGGATGATCCCGACTTGGCTATGGTGATGCTCCAGGGATTGTCATCGCGAATTTTGCAAACGGAGATGATGATCGAAACCCTGGCCCACCGCGACATGGGATCTCGGTTGGTGAGCTTTTTGCTGATTCTGTGCCGGGATTTTGGGGTTCCCAGCTCCGATGGGATCACGATCGATCTGAAGCTCTCTCACCAAGCCATTGCCGAGGCGATCGGGTCTACTCGGGTCACAGTGACTCGGCTACTCGGGGATTTGCGCGATCGCAAGGCCATCTCAATCCACAAAAAGAAAATTACGGTACACAACCCCGTGAGCCTGGGGAACCAGTTTACCTAACCATCCAACGTCCTCGCCCAAACTATCATTGCAAAGGCCTAGATTGTTGGGCAAAGGCCGCTTAAGGAGCGATCGCACAGAGGGCGATGACGATCGGGTATGTACTAATTTTGCTAGCCACCTTGGTGTTAGGTGGGGCGATTGCCACCATGGGCGATCGGCTCGGCACCCGCGTGGGCAAAGCTCGCCTCAGCCTGTTCAACCTGCGACCGCGCCAAACGGCCACCCTCGTCACGATCGTGACCGGCAGCCTGATTTCCGCCTCCACCTTGGGCCTGTTGTTCTTGGCGGGCATTTTTGAACTTGAGGAAATTCAAACGCGCCTAGGGCGGGCCCGGCGGGAACTGGATCAAGCCCGCGTCCAACAGGATCAGGCCCGCGCTGAACTGAGCCAAATCAACCGATCGCTGCAAGCCTCCCTGGCCAGGCAAGCCCAAACCCAAAATCGCCTCAATGTGGCCCAAAAGCGTCTGCTCCAGGCCGATAAACAATTCCGACTCGCCAAGGCCCAACTCACCCAGGTTTCCCGCCGGGCACGGCAACTGCTGAGCGACATCAAAACCCTCCAGGGCGAGCGGCTCAGCCTGCAAAGCGACCTGCAACGCCTTGGGGGAGAAAATCGCCAACTTCAGGGGGATCGATCGCGTCTTTTGGATGAGCGATCGGCCCTCGATCGCCAGAATCAAACCCTAATTGCCCAAAACCGCGATCGCACCGTCCAAATCCGCGATCGGGAACAGCGGCTCAAGGACGTGGAATCCCGGCTGCAAGATGCCAACCAGCGGTTTCAGTCGGCCCAATCGGAGCTGCAATCCTTAGAAGTTTCCGTTCGGCGGCTGGAGCGAGAATCCCAGGCCCTGCGGGAAGGAAACGTGGCCCTGCGGCGGGGCGAAGTGTTGGCGGCCGGCATTTTGCGAATTCCCTCGCCCGAAATGACCCAAGCGGCGATCGAGCGGTTGTTAGTGGCCGCCAACCGCGCCGCCCTCGAACGCACCCAGCCGGGCATCGGAGCCAATCAACAGGCCATTTCTCTCTCGCGGGGAGAGGTGGAGCAGGTGATCTCTCAAGTGCGCGATGGTCGCGAATATTACGTGAAAGTAATTTCCACCGCCAACTATCTGACCGGCGAAGAACCGCCCATCCGCGTCGTTTTGGATGTGGCGCTGAATCAAATTCTCTTTACCCGTCGCGAAACCCTGGCGATGTCTTCCCTGGATCCTGCCAACCTGTCGCAACCGGAACTGCGCGATCGTCTGGAACTCGCCTTGGGCCAAGCCCTGTTTCGGGCCCAGCGAGCGGGAGTCGCCGCCGATGGCTTCCGGGTGGAAAATGTGCCGGGCTTGATCCAATTTGTGCGCTGGCTGGAGTCTCAAACCCAACCCGTCGAGGTGCGGGTGATTGCAGCCCGCGACATTTACACCGCCGGCCCCCTGTCCCTGTCCTTTGTGGCGGTTCGCAATGGCCAGGTGCTCTACGAAATTGAACCACCCCCAAACACCCCGATTGAATCCCGTCGATCGACTCGCCCCAGGCGCATCGGGTAAGGAAATCTTGCGCATTGGCCGGCCCGCGTCAATGGGGCGCGATCGGGTAGGGGCGTAACCGCGTAACAACGACGAGCGATTTGGCGATCGAGACCATCTAGCTTATTCCAGATCGAGATGATCCAATGTTTC is drawn from Limnothrix sp. FACHB-406 and contains these coding sequences:
- the fabI gene encoding enoyl-ACP reductase FabI, with amino-acid sequence MLNLSGKKALVTGIANNRSIAWGIAQQLHAAGAEIAATYLPDDKGKAEKKVAELIEPLNPTFLVPCNVQDDAQVAETFTTIQSKWSNFDILIHCLAFAGKEELTGDFSNTSREGFARALDISAYSLTKLAAAAKPLLNDNGSIITLSYLGSVRAVPNYNVMGVAKAALEASVRYLSTELGEKGIRVNAISAGPIRTLASSAVGGILDMIHHVEETAPLRRTVTQVEVGNTAAFLCSDLSSGITGQVIYVDAGYNIVGM
- the ntcA gene encoding global nitrogen regulator NtcA — translated: MPLSVDKPLAVVFRQLSGDSFSPPTERFDRGKTIFFPGDPAERVYFLVKGAVKLSRVYEAGEEITVALLRENTVFGVLSLLTGNRSDRFYHAVAFTPVELLSVPIDRVEKALKDDPDLAMVMLQGLSSRILQTEMMIETLAHRDMGSRLVSFLLILCRDFGVPSSDGITIDLKLSHQAIAEAIGSTRVTVTRLLGDLRDRKAISIHKKKITVHNPVSLGNQFT
- a CDS encoding DUF3084 domain-containing protein, whose amino-acid sequence is MTIGYVLILLATLVLGGAIATMGDRLGTRVGKARLSLFNLRPRQTATLVTIVTGSLISASTLGLLFLAGIFELEEIQTRLGRARRELDQARVQQDQARAELSQINRSLQASLARQAQTQNRLNVAQKRLLQADKQFRLAKAQLTQVSRRARQLLSDIKTLQGERLSLQSDLQRLGGENRQLQGDRSRLLDERSALDRQNQTLIAQNRDRTVQIRDREQRLKDVESRLQDANQRFQSAQSELQSLEVSVRRLERESQALREGNVALRRGEVLAAGILRIPSPEMTQAAIERLLVAANRAALERTQPGIGANQQAISLSRGEVEQVISQVRDGREYYVKVISTANYLTGEEPPIRVVLDVALNQILFTRRETLAMSSLDPANLSQPELRDRLELALGQALFRAQRAGVAADGFRVENVPGLIQFVRWLESQTQPVEVRVIAARDIYTAGPLSLSFVAVRNGQVLYEIEPPPNTPIESRRSTRPRRIG